Proteins co-encoded in one Kutzneria chonburiensis genomic window:
- a CDS encoding succinic semialdehyde dehydrogenase yields MTLTPVQLTRPASVTDAFLQQLIARVPGGSPWRLTEVYTGELLVELPQSTPDDIEQAFAKSRAAQRQWALTSIKDRLAVFKRAHTLFVDNARTVTDLIQVESGKNRLMAIEETCDPPMVMSHYLKRAAKLLAPTKRGGPVPMLTSSTEIRQPKGVVGIIAPWNFPFATGISDAIPALMAGNGVVLKPDNKTALSPLYGIQLLEEAGLPEGLFQVVCGEGPDVGPTLIDNADYVMFTGSTATGKVIGERAGRNLIGCCLELGGKNPMIVLADADLDAAVQGAIFGAFGNTGQICMHIERIYLPESRYDEFKTAYVAKAQSLDVRAAYEFGPEMGSLVSVEHMKRVMSHVDDAVAKGATVLCGGKPRPDLGPAFFEPTILEGVTKDMLCGVTETFGPVVALHKYRTVDEAVALANDTDYGLNASVWGSDITAARAVAARIESGNVNINDILATAYAAKGTPSGGFKKSGVGARHGDQGLLKYTDVQNMAVLKKQVMGPRPGQDPDKYVTSMLSGLKMMRRFRIR; encoded by the coding sequence ATGACCCTGACCCCGGTCCAGCTCACCCGCCCCGCGTCCGTCACCGACGCCTTCCTCCAGCAGCTCATCGCCCGCGTGCCGGGCGGCAGTCCCTGGCGGCTCACCGAGGTCTACACCGGCGAACTGCTGGTCGAACTGCCGCAGTCCACGCCGGACGACATCGAGCAGGCGTTCGCGAAATCCCGTGCGGCGCAACGACAGTGGGCGCTAACATCGATCAAGGACCGGCTTGCGGTGTTCAAGCGGGCGCACACGCTCTTCGTCGACAACGCCCGCACGGTCACCGACCTCATCCAGGTGGAGAGCGGCAAGAACCGGCTGATGGCCATCGAGGAAACGTGCGACCCGCCGATGGTCATGAGCCACTACCTCAAGCGCGCGGCCAAGTTGCTGGCGCCGACCAAGCGCGGCGGCCCGGTGCCGATGCTGACCTCGTCGACCGAGATCCGCCAGCCCAAGGGTGTCGTCGGCATCATCGCGCCGTGGAACTTCCCCTTCGCCACCGGCATTTCCGACGCGATCCCGGCACTGATGGCCGGCAACGGCGTGGTGCTCAAGCCGGACAACAAGACGGCGCTCTCGCCGCTGTACGGCATCCAGCTGCTGGAAGAAGCCGGCCTGCCGGAAGGCCTGTTCCAGGTGGTCTGCGGCGAGGGGCCGGACGTCGGCCCGACCCTCATCGACAACGCCGACTACGTCATGTTCACGGGATCGACGGCCACCGGCAAGGTGATCGGCGAGCGGGCCGGCCGCAACCTGATCGGCTGCTGCCTCGAGCTCGGCGGCAAGAACCCGATGATCGTGCTGGCCGACGCCGACCTGGACGCGGCCGTGCAGGGAGCGATCTTCGGCGCCTTCGGCAACACCGGCCAGATCTGCATGCACATCGAGCGCATCTACCTGCCGGAGTCCCGCTACGACGAGTTCAAGACCGCCTACGTGGCCAAGGCGCAAAGCCTGGACGTCCGCGCCGCCTACGAGTTCGGCCCGGAGATGGGCTCGCTGGTCTCCGTGGAGCACATGAAGCGGGTCATGTCCCATGTGGACGATGCCGTGGCCAAGGGCGCGACCGTGCTGTGCGGCGGCAAGCCTCGCCCCGATCTCGGTCCGGCTTTCTTCGAGCCGACGATCCTCGAAGGCGTCACCAAGGACATGCTCTGCGGGGTCACGGAGACCTTCGGACCCGTGGTCGCGCTGCACAAGTACCGCACGGTCGATGAGGCCGTCGCGTTGGCCAACGACACCGACTACGGCCTCAACGCCTCGGTCTGGGGCAGCGACATCACCGCCGCCCGGGCGGTCGCCGCCCGCATCGAGTCCGGCAACGTCAACATCAACGACATCCTGGCCACCGCCTACGCGGCCAAGGGCACACCGTCCGGCGGGTTCAAGAAGTCCGGTGTCGGGGCCCGGCACGGCGATCAGGGCCTGCTCAAGTACACCGACGTGCAGAACATGGCTGTGCTGAAGAAGCAGGTCATGGGCCCACGGCCCGGCCAGGACCCGGACAAGTACGTGACGAGCATGCTGTCCGGGCTGAAGATGATGCGGCGGTTCAGGATTCGCTAG
- a CDS encoding GMC family oxidoreductase, with the protein MAKQAARRDEADYVVVGSGSSGAAIAGRLAESGASVIVLEAGKSDEQLLVKKPGLVGPMHAVPQLKRLVDWGYYSVPQKHVLDRRMPVPRGKVVGGSSSINGMVYVRGNRANFDDWAAEGNTGWDADSVNAAYKRMEDFEDGETAFRGAGGPIHITRSTTPQEASLQFVQATADALGCPILDDYNAESQEGVSRMQQNADHGLRYSASRGYLHHLAPPTLELQSRVLARKVIIENGRATAVEVTDADGTRRIVRAGKEVILAAGFIGSAQLLMLSGVGHADHLREHGIPVLADLPVGDNLHDHMFHALTFNVTTSRNRGTGSYYARGMVEEMLRPGRTFLANTVFEAVAFLKTSQADGIPDLQLQVLPWAYVSPNQDAPIRHDVDKRPALTVLTTLIYPRSRGTLRLASADPTETPLIDFQYLADSADLDVLAEGSEMVREIMASAAFNGAVKEEIHPGIKLKGQELRDAILNRATSVYHGVGTCRMGVDELAVVSPDLKVRGIDGLRVCDASIMPSITGGNTNAPCIMIGEMGARLVLGSGS; encoded by the coding sequence ATGGCGAAGCAGGCGGCGCGGCGGGACGAGGCCGACTACGTGGTGGTGGGCTCCGGCAGCTCGGGGGCGGCCATCGCGGGCCGGCTGGCCGAGTCGGGGGCCAGCGTGATCGTGCTGGAAGCGGGCAAGAGCGACGAGCAGCTGCTGGTCAAGAAGCCGGGGCTGGTCGGCCCGATGCACGCGGTGCCGCAGCTGAAGCGGCTGGTGGACTGGGGCTACTACTCGGTGCCGCAGAAACACGTTCTCGATCGCCGGATGCCGGTGCCGCGGGGCAAGGTGGTGGGCGGCAGCAGCTCGATCAACGGCATGGTCTATGTCCGAGGCAACCGGGCGAACTTCGACGACTGGGCGGCCGAAGGCAACACGGGCTGGGACGCGGACAGCGTGAACGCGGCCTACAAACGCATGGAGGACTTCGAGGACGGCGAGACGGCGTTCCGAGGAGCGGGCGGCCCGATCCACATCACCCGGAGCACCACGCCGCAAGAGGCGTCGCTCCAGTTCGTGCAGGCCACGGCGGACGCGCTGGGCTGCCCGATCCTGGACGACTACAACGCGGAGTCGCAAGAAGGCGTCAGCCGCATGCAGCAGAACGCCGATCACGGCCTGCGCTACAGCGCCTCCCGCGGCTACCTGCACCACCTCGCGCCCCCGACGCTGGAACTCCAGTCGCGGGTGCTGGCCAGGAAGGTGATCATCGAGAACGGCCGCGCGACGGCGGTCGAGGTCACCGACGCCGACGGCACGCGGCGTATCGTCCGCGCGGGCAAGGAGGTCATCCTGGCCGCCGGCTTCATCGGGTCGGCCCAGCTGCTGATGCTCTCCGGCGTCGGCCACGCCGACCACCTGCGGGAACACGGCATCCCGGTGCTCGCCGACCTCCCGGTCGGCGACAACCTGCACGACCACATGTTCCACGCCCTGACCTTCAACGTCACCACCAGCCGCAACCGCGGCACCGGCTCGTACTACGCGCGCGGCATGGTCGAGGAGATGCTGCGCCCGGGCAGGACCTTCCTGGCCAACACGGTCTTCGAGGCGGTGGCCTTCCTCAAGACCTCCCAGGCCGACGGCATCCCCGACCTGCAACTCCAGGTCCTGCCCTGGGCCTACGTCTCGCCCAACCAGGACGCGCCGATCCGGCACGACGTCGACAAGCGCCCGGCCCTGACCGTGCTGACCACGCTGATCTACCCGCGCAGCCGCGGCACGCTGCGGCTGGCCTCGGCCGACCCGACCGAGACACCGCTGATCGACTTCCAGTACCTGGCCGACTCGGCCGATCTCGACGTGCTGGCCGAGGGCAGCGAGATGGTCCGGGAGATCATGGCCTCGGCGGCGTTCAACGGCGCGGTCAAGGAGGAGATCCACCCCGGCATCAAGCTCAAGGGTCAGGAGTTGCGGGACGCGATCCTCAATCGCGCGACCTCGGTCTACCACGGCGTCGGCACGTGCCGGATGGGCGTGGATGAACTCGCGGTCGTGAGCCCGGACCTCAAGGTGCGGGGCATCGACGGGTTGCGGGTGTGCGACGCCTCGATCATGCCGTCGATCACCGGCGGCAACACCAACGCGCCCTGCATCATGATCGGCGAGATGGGCGCGCGACTCGTACTCGGGAGCGGATCATGA
- a CDS encoding pentapeptide repeat-containing protein, translating into MVEPSRSHLPPMPRWLVPAVVAVVLLISGGLVWVLLWGLDTFEHLTDSEHATARLDVVKIGLTVAGGGGALFALWLGVRRQRAVERDSEDRYAAQTATERDATERRITELYGRAVDQLGSDKAAVRLGGLYALERLANDHEQLRQTVVNVLCAYLRMHNAEDGQVRLTAQKILGDHLRGEEGIFGVNLRPNPRFWGELEVDLSEAKLVDFDLTNARLKSADFENTVFIGRLANFVGVVVVGDANFAEAEFRAPAHFHHVSARGFVAFDHAKFASGAVFADAEFWYGVTFYSAGFMLRAEFDGVNFGLVGSFEGAAFREGASFCGSVFDTFPNFSGVVCGGSLDFSNSTVMSSPADGGSPPDGWTVKKEAFADDGGVDGVRWRVVRNG; encoded by the coding sequence ATGGTCGAGCCGTCGCGCAGTCACCTGCCGCCGATGCCCCGATGGTTGGTGCCCGCCGTGGTCGCCGTGGTGCTGTTGATCTCCGGCGGTCTGGTCTGGGTGCTGCTGTGGGGGCTGGACACCTTCGAGCACCTCACCGACTCCGAGCATGCGACGGCACGGTTGGACGTCGTGAAGATCGGCCTCACGGTGGCCGGCGGCGGCGGTGCGCTGTTCGCCTTGTGGCTGGGGGTTCGGCGGCAGCGTGCGGTGGAGCGCGACTCCGAGGATCGCTACGCGGCCCAGACGGCCACCGAGCGGGATGCGACCGAACGACGGATCACCGAGTTGTACGGGCGGGCGGTGGACCAGCTGGGATCGGACAAAGCGGCGGTGCGGCTGGGCGGGCTGTATGCACTCGAGCGGTTGGCGAACGACCATGAGCAGCTGCGCCAGACCGTCGTAAATGTGCTGTGTGCCTACCTGCGCATGCACAATGCGGAGGATGGGCAGGTGCGGCTGACTGCTCAGAAAATTCTCGGCGACCATCTTCGAGGCGAGGAAGGAATCTTTGGTGTGAATCTCAGGCCGAACCCTCGTTTTTGGGGAGAGCTTGAGGTGGACCTCTCCGAGGCGAAGCTTGTCGACTTCGATCTGACCAATGCTCGTCTAAAGTCAGCCGACTTCGAGAACACGGTGTTTATAGGCCGCCTCGCAAATTTTGTGGGTGTTGTCGTTGTGGGCGACGCGAACTTTGCTGAGGCTGAATTTCGGGCGCCTGCACACTTTCATCACGTGAGCGCACGCGGATTTGTCGCGTTTGATCATGCAAAGTTTGCGAGCGGGGCAGTATTTGCGGACGCGGAGTTCTGGTACGGAGTGACATTCTACAGCGCCGGTTTCATGCTGCGAGCCGAGTTTGATGGTGTCAACTTCGGGTTAGTGGGCAGCTTTGAGGGTGCGGCATTTCGGGAAGGCGCCTCATTTTGCGGTTCAGTGTTCGATACTTTTCCGAACTTCTCGGGTGTTGTGTGCGGTGGGTCGCTTGATTTTTCCAATTCAACCGTCATGAGCTCGCCGGCTGACGGAGGCTCGCCGCCTGATGGGTGGACGGTCAAGAAGGAGGCTTTTGCTGATGATGGCGGGGTGGATGGGGTGAGATGGCGTGTTGTTCGCAATGGGTGA
- a CDS encoding discoidin domain-containing protein, which produces MALDDGDRPIAVTAAYEKEAMRTGWGKRLLAYGAALVVAAGLAAVPSAAHAELQDPRQDFLRASQAGLFLHWGERTAPAHTDCGAWESDVTKGGWTADYWVNEAKKLHAQYIVLATFHSRLGYARPWPSKIPGSCHTSRDFLGELIAATKKAGMRTILYMTDDPQWNTEGLPSGKSWLDSKAFSGYAGHNVDLTTRNGFGEFGYDNFLEVMDRYPDLGGFWIDNDNDYWLSHNLYEQIRAKRPNYTLSNNNEDTPIMDMVSNEQKTGMTPAYDYPQAVWTAAPRLVEADYKLPDTGSWWYTGTDSTVDAGLNVGRYIANAGSSIKSLMDETAMVNGKFPSHQVDYNNFLSGYLDQIWGSVNGTEGGGYLNGGLQPGFWNDGSHGVTTISKTNPDLQFIHVLTKPSGSTLRLRDNGYQVTRVTNFRTGATVAFTQSNGSLTLTGLSGWDKYDTVFQVETHGRSGIYPAGSVTVSASASASGHPASAAADGSYLTYWDNKKTLPVSLTYDLGSAKHVQYIGLNQREDSVSYARSATEQSARIRDYKVFVSSNGTDWGSAVASGTLPSHRGVQFIDLPAKDTRYVKLEVDSTWAASSDSTHYKLLRIDESWLGSAYVGGPTPPAANRYEAESAACQGTIDSNHTGFSGTGFCNTTNATGSYAEWSGVQGPGTLTFRYANGTTSNRPADLTVNGTAAGTVAFAPTASWDTWADAAVTVSLNPGPNTVRLTSSNTGGTPNLDYLEVSQ; this is translated from the coding sequence GTGGCGCTCGACGACGGTGATCGCCCGATCGCCGTCACCGCTGCGTACGAGAAGGAAGCCATGCGAACAGGTTGGGGCAAGCGACTGCTCGCCTACGGGGCCGCGCTGGTGGTCGCGGCGGGGCTGGCGGCCGTGCCGTCGGCGGCGCACGCCGAGCTGCAGGACCCGCGACAGGACTTCCTGCGCGCCTCGCAGGCCGGGTTGTTCCTGCACTGGGGCGAGCGGACCGCGCCGGCGCACACCGATTGCGGCGCTTGGGAATCCGACGTCACCAAGGGCGGGTGGACCGCCGACTACTGGGTCAACGAGGCCAAGAAGCTGCACGCCCAGTACATCGTGCTGGCGACCTTCCACAGCCGGCTCGGCTACGCGCGGCCGTGGCCGTCCAAGATCCCCGGCAGCTGCCACACCTCCCGCGACTTCCTTGGCGAGCTGATCGCCGCCACCAAGAAGGCCGGGATGCGGACCATCCTGTACATGACCGACGACCCGCAGTGGAACACCGAGGGGCTGCCGTCCGGCAAGAGCTGGCTGGACTCCAAGGCGTTCTCCGGCTACGCCGGCCACAACGTCGACCTGACCACCCGTAACGGCTTCGGCGAGTTCGGCTACGACAACTTCCTCGAGGTCATGGACCGCTATCCGGACCTTGGCGGGTTCTGGATCGACAACGACAACGACTACTGGCTCAGCCACAACCTGTACGAGCAGATCCGGGCCAAGCGGCCGAACTACACGCTGAGCAACAACAACGAAGACACGCCGATCATGGACATGGTCAGCAACGAGCAGAAGACCGGCATGACGCCGGCCTACGACTATCCGCAGGCCGTGTGGACCGCCGCACCGCGGCTGGTCGAGGCCGACTACAAGCTGCCCGACACCGGGTCGTGGTGGTACACCGGCACCGATTCCACTGTGGACGCCGGGCTGAACGTCGGCCGCTACATCGCCAACGCCGGTTCGTCGATCAAGTCGTTGATGGACGAGACCGCCATGGTCAACGGCAAGTTCCCGAGCCATCAGGTGGACTACAACAACTTCCTCAGCGGCTACCTCGACCAGATCTGGGGTTCGGTCAACGGCACCGAGGGCGGCGGCTACCTCAACGGCGGCCTGCAACCCGGGTTCTGGAACGATGGTTCGCACGGTGTCACCACGATCAGCAAGACCAACCCCGACCTCCAGTTCATCCATGTGTTGACCAAGCCGTCCGGCAGCACCCTTCGCCTGCGGGACAACGGATATCAGGTCACCCGAGTGACCAATTTCCGCACCGGCGCCACGGTTGCGTTCACCCAGTCCAACGGCTCCTTGACGCTCACCGGCCTCTCCGGTTGGGACAAGTACGACACGGTGTTCCAGGTCGAAACCCATGGCCGGTCCGGCATCTACCCCGCCGGCTCCGTCACCGTCAGCGCTTCCGCCTCAGCCAGCGGCCATCCCGCTTCCGCCGCCGCCGATGGCAGCTACCTGACGTACTGGGACAACAAGAAGACCTTGCCCGTGTCGTTGACCTACGACCTCGGGTCGGCCAAGCACGTTCAGTACATCGGGCTCAACCAGCGCGAGGATTCCGTCAGCTACGCCCGATCCGCCACCGAGCAGTCCGCTCGTATCCGTGACTACAAGGTCTTCGTCTCGTCGAACGGCACCGATTGGGGCAGTGCCGTCGCCAGCGGCACCTTGCCCAGCCACCGTGGCGTCCAGTTCATCGACCTTCCGGCCAAGGACACCCGCTACGTCAAGCTCGAGGTCGACAGCACGTGGGCCGCTTCCAGCGATTCCACCCATTACAAGCTGTTGCGTATCGACGAGTCGTGGCTCGGCTCCGCTTACGTCGGCGGTCCCACCCCGCCTGCGGCCAACCGTTACGAGGCCGAGAGCGCCGCTTGCCAGGGCACCATCGACTCCAACCACACCGGCTTCTCCGGCACCGGCTTCTGCAACACCACCAACGCCACCGGTTCGTACGCCGAGTGGTCCGGCGTCCAGGGCCCCGGCACTCTCACCTTCCGCTACGCCAACGGCACTACGTCCAACCGCCCCGCCGACCTCACCGTCAACGGCACCGCCGCCGGTACCGTGGCCTTCGCCCCCACCGCTTCGTGGGACACGTGGGCCGACGCCGCCGTCACGGTGTCGCTCAATCCCGGCCCCAATACCGTCCGATTGACGTCGTCCAACACCGGCGGCACCCCCAACCTCGACTACCTGGAGGTTTCGCAGTAG
- a CDS encoding PQQ-dependent sugar dehydrogenase, whose protein sequence is MTIRHVAALATIVLVAACTGSTSSGPAPKAATQTGLVATSLTVPQGMGGAPFDVDRQVLIPSGWKMSVYARVPSARLAAWAPDNTLLVSVPENGTVVRLVPDGQGKATEAVMLRGMNQPHGLAFVGSTLFVAQSDRVDKFAYADGKATNPRPIVTGLPDAKSPELGGQYAHALKSVAVGSDGSVYISVGSTGNISVDDLKANPPRASILRVPPGGGPAQPFAVGVRNGTGLAIAPDGSVWTAVNGRDQIEYPFDRPYGDASGSSKGQVIPDYVRDHPVEPLAKLTAGRNLGWPYCDPDADIEPAVKGSEQNPSNVPFTTDVETNPDGHLLDCSKLPRIEQTLGGHSAPLGLSFVDGGLPGEYEHGALVGVHGSWNAQPPRAPEVSFFPWANGELGKQQTLVGGFQATDGSRWGRPVGAVLGPDHAVYITDDQAGAVYRLSPP, encoded by the coding sequence ATGACGATCCGACACGTGGCCGCGCTGGCCACCATCGTGCTGGTGGCGGCCTGCACGGGCAGCACGAGCAGCGGCCCGGCGCCCAAGGCGGCGACGCAGACCGGCCTGGTCGCGACGTCGCTGACGGTGCCGCAGGGCATGGGTGGGGCCCCGTTCGACGTCGACCGGCAGGTCCTGATCCCGAGCGGCTGGAAGATGTCGGTGTACGCCCGGGTCCCGTCGGCGCGCCTGGCGGCGTGGGCGCCGGACAACACGCTGCTGGTGTCCGTGCCGGAGAACGGCACGGTTGTGCGGCTCGTGCCGGACGGGCAGGGCAAGGCCACGGAAGCCGTGATGCTGCGGGGCATGAACCAGCCACACGGCCTGGCCTTCGTCGGTTCGACGCTGTTCGTCGCGCAGAGCGACCGCGTGGACAAATTCGCTTATGCGGACGGGAAAGCGACGAACCCGAGGCCGATCGTCACCGGCCTGCCGGACGCCAAGAGCCCGGAGTTGGGCGGGCAGTACGCCCACGCGCTGAAGAGCGTCGCCGTCGGGTCGGACGGCTCGGTGTACATCTCGGTCGGCTCCACCGGCAACATCTCGGTCGACGATCTCAAGGCGAACCCGCCGCGCGCCTCGATCCTGCGCGTGCCGCCGGGCGGCGGCCCGGCGCAGCCGTTCGCCGTCGGCGTCCGCAACGGCACCGGCCTGGCCATCGCCCCCGACGGCTCGGTGTGGACGGCCGTCAACGGCCGCGACCAGATCGAGTATCCGTTCGACCGGCCCTACGGCGACGCCTCGGGCTCGTCCAAGGGCCAGGTGATCCCGGACTACGTCCGTGATCACCCCGTCGAGCCGCTGGCCAAGCTCACGGCCGGCCGCAACCTCGGCTGGCCGTACTGCGACCCGGACGCCGACATCGAGCCGGCCGTGAAGGGGAGCGAGCAGAACCCGTCCAACGTCCCGTTCACCACCGACGTGGAGACGAATCCCGACGGCCACCTGCTCGACTGCTCGAAGCTGCCGCGCATCGAGCAGACCCTCGGCGGCCACTCCGCGCCGCTGGGCCTGTCGTTCGTCGACGGCGGCCTGCCCGGCGAGTACGAGCACGGCGCGCTGGTCGGTGTGCACGGCTCGTGGAACGCCCAGCCGCCGCGCGCGCCCGAGGTGTCGTTCTTCCCGTGGGCCAATGGCGAGCTGGGCAAACAGCAGACCCTGGTCGGCGGCTTCCAGGCCACCGACGGCTCCCGCTGGGGCCGTCCCGTCGGCGCGGTCCTCGGCCCCGACCACGCCGTCTACATCACCGACGACCAGGCCGGGGCGGTGTACCGGCTCTCGCCGCCGTGA
- a CDS encoding DNA alkylation repair protein has translation MIAADVSKALAAVADPDSVAAKQRFFRTGPGEYGEGDRFLGVSVPDQRRVARSYKALPLNEVRTLLTTGAHEERLTALFILVLKFAEAELREEIVDLYLTQTAFVNNWDLVDSSAYQLLGEWLVDRDRTVLDRLAGSESLWERRIAIIATFAFIRRDDPEWTLRIADKLVDDRHDLIHKAVGWMLREVGNRDRDAEVRWLVRHQRTMPRTMLRYAIEKFAPAERRALAGEGPGGVSAGAFAEP, from the coding sequence GTGATCGCAGCCGATGTGTCGAAGGCGCTCGCCGCCGTCGCCGACCCGGACAGCGTCGCGGCCAAGCAGCGGTTCTTCCGCACCGGCCCGGGCGAGTACGGGGAGGGCGACCGGTTTCTCGGCGTTTCCGTACCGGACCAACGCCGCGTTGCCCGTAGCTACAAGGCGTTGCCGCTCAACGAGGTCCGCACGCTGCTGACCACCGGTGCCCACGAGGAGCGGCTGACGGCGCTGTTCATCCTGGTGCTCAAATTCGCCGAAGCAGAGCTGCGCGAGGAGATCGTCGATCTCTACCTGACGCAGACGGCGTTCGTGAACAACTGGGACCTGGTGGACTCCTCGGCGTACCAGCTGCTGGGGGAGTGGCTGGTGGACCGCGACCGGACGGTCCTCGACCGGCTGGCCGGCTCGGAGTCGTTGTGGGAGCGGCGAATCGCCATCATCGCGACGTTCGCCTTCATCCGCCGCGACGACCCGGAGTGGACGCTGCGGATCGCCGACAAGCTGGTGGACGACCGGCACGACCTGATCCACAAGGCGGTCGGCTGGATGCTGCGCGAGGTCGGCAACCGGGATCGCGACGCCGAGGTGCGGTGGCTGGTCCGGCATCAGCGGACGATGCCGCGAACCATGCTGCGGTACGCCATCGAGAAGTTCGCGCCGGCGGAACGCCGAGCCCTTGCCGGCGAAGGCCCCGGCGGGGTGTCCGCCGGGGCCTTCGCCGAGCCGTGA
- the wrbA gene encoding NAD(P)H:quinone oxidoreductase, translating to MAKVAVIYYSATGTVHSLAQEYAAGAADAGAQVRVRRVAELAPAEAIASNESWQAHHDTVKDQPVATAEDVLWADAVVFGSPTRFGNVTAQLKQFIDTLGPQWAQGLLADKVYSGFTSTSTTHGGHESTLLALYNSVHHFGGILVTPGYTDPIQFVTGTPYGPTHTASAGSSISDDTKASARYAGGRIAAVAGRLVR from the coding sequence ATGGCGAAGGTTGCCGTCATCTACTACAGCGCGACCGGGACGGTGCACAGCCTGGCCCAGGAGTACGCGGCCGGGGCGGCGGACGCGGGTGCGCAGGTGCGGGTCCGCCGCGTGGCCGAGCTGGCGCCGGCGGAGGCGATCGCGTCCAACGAGAGCTGGCAGGCGCACCACGACACGGTCAAGGACCAGCCGGTCGCCACGGCCGAGGACGTGCTGTGGGCGGACGCGGTGGTGTTCGGCAGCCCGACGCGGTTCGGCAACGTGACGGCGCAGCTCAAGCAGTTCATCGACACGCTCGGCCCGCAGTGGGCCCAGGGTCTGTTGGCGGACAAGGTGTACTCGGGCTTCACGTCCACCTCCACCACGCACGGCGGCCACGAGTCGACGCTGCTGGCGCTCTACAACTCGGTGCACCACTTCGGCGGCATCCTTGTCACGCCGGGTTACACCGACCCGATCCAGTTCGTCACCGGCACGCCCTATGGCCCCACGCACACGGCGTCGGCCGGCTCGTCGATCAGCGACGACACCAAGGCGTCGGCCCGGTACGCGGGCGGCCGGATCGCCGCCGTGGCCGGACGCCTGGTCCGATGA
- a CDS encoding 2-hydroxymuconic semialdehyde dehydrogenase, which translates to MTELRNFVGGRFVDGGAAFDDINPVDGSLVATVHEASAELVDSAVRAARRAVDGVWGRCPAAERVRLLRRIADLIDERFDDLLAAEVADTGKPAPLAAELDITRAAANFRAAADIVAAAGLDSFLTDKALNYAIRKPVGVVAVIVPWNLPLLLLTWKVAPALASGNAVVVKPSEETPATATLLAEIIAAAGVPDGVYNVVHGFGPGSAGESLTRHPGIDAVTFTGESRTGATIMRAVADRVRPVSFELGGKNAAIVFDDADLGEAIDGLARSTFTNTGQICLCTERIYVQRGVFDEVVAGLAERARSLRFGRPDDPATTTGPLISQQHKEKVLSYYDIAEREGATLVAGGGVPDLDAGLAKGSWIQPALWTGLDNGSRIMREEIFGPVAAIAPFDTEEEAVKLANDSDYGLASAVWTTNLERGHRVAGAMNVGMSWLNTWYLRDLRSPFGGNKLSGIGREGGAHSLHFYSETTNVCVKL; encoded by the coding sequence ATGACCGAGCTGCGCAACTTCGTCGGCGGCCGGTTCGTGGACGGCGGCGCGGCGTTCGACGACATCAACCCGGTGGACGGCTCGCTGGTGGCGACCGTGCACGAAGCCTCGGCCGAGCTCGTGGACAGCGCGGTGCGGGCCGCCCGTCGGGCCGTCGACGGTGTCTGGGGTCGTTGCCCGGCAGCGGAAAGAGTGCGGCTGCTGCGGCGGATCGCCGATCTGATCGACGAACGGTTCGACGACCTGCTCGCGGCCGAGGTGGCGGACACCGGCAAGCCGGCGCCGCTGGCGGCGGAGCTGGACATCACCCGTGCGGCGGCGAACTTCCGGGCCGCGGCGGACATCGTGGCCGCGGCCGGGCTGGACTCCTTCCTCACCGACAAGGCCCTGAACTACGCCATCCGCAAGCCGGTCGGCGTGGTGGCGGTGATCGTGCCCTGGAACCTGCCGCTGCTGCTGTTGACGTGGAAGGTCGCGCCGGCTCTGGCCAGCGGCAACGCCGTCGTGGTGAAGCCGTCGGAGGAAACGCCGGCGACCGCGACCCTGCTGGCCGAGATCATCGCCGCGGCCGGTGTCCCGGACGGCGTGTACAACGTGGTGCACGGCTTCGGGCCCGGCTCGGCGGGGGAGTCCCTCACCCGGCACCCCGGCATCGACGCGGTGACGTTCACCGGCGAGTCCCGCACCGGCGCGACGATCATGCGCGCGGTGGCCGACCGCGTCCGGCCGGTGTCGTTCGAGCTGGGCGGCAAGAACGCGGCGATCGTGTTCGACGACGCCGATCTGGGTGAGGCAATCGACGGCCTGGCCCGGTCCACGTTCACCAACACCGGCCAGATCTGCCTGTGCACGGAACGAATCTACGTGCAGCGCGGCGTCTTCGACGAGGTCGTGGCGGGCTTGGCCGAGCGGGCTCGGAGCCTGCGGTTCGGCCGTCCCGACGATCCCGCCACCACCACCGGCCCGCTGATCTCTCAGCAGCACAAGGAAAAGGTGCTGTCGTACTACGACATCGCGGAAAGGGAAGGCGCGACACTGGTGGCCGGCGGCGGTGTTCCCGACCTGGACGCCGGCCTGGCCAAGGGATCCTGGATCCAGCCGGCGCTGTGGACCGGGCTGGACAACGGCTCTCGCATCATGCGCGAGGAGATTTTCGGCCCGGTGGCGGCGATCGCGCCCTTCGACACCGAGGAAGAGGCCGTGAAACTGGCCAACGACAGCGACTACGGCCTGGCGTCCGCGGTGTGGACGACCAATCTCGAACGCGGGCACCGGGTGGCCGGCGCGATGAACGTGGGGATGTCCTGGCTCAACACCTGGTACCTGCGCGACCTCCGCTCGCCCTTCGGCGGCAACAAGCTCTCCGGCATCGGCCGTGAAGGCGGGGCGCACTCGCTGCACTTCTACAGCGAGACAACGAATGTGTGCGTGAAACTGTGA